One Mycolicibacterium crocinum DNA window includes the following coding sequences:
- a CDS encoding serine hydrolase domain-containing protein yields the protein MTAAVAANRLPGAVVVVGHGGKVVFRRAFGVRKLAGERGLDGAPAPAEPMTEDTIFDLASLTKPLATATAVMQLYEQGRLGFDDPIQRYLPGFNLGNDPKRAEVTVRMLLTHTSGETGDVELKDPWGLDAPDRTEGFRRALTTPLESAPGEVFRYSDINFILLGALVEQITGEPEDYYVQRNVFAPLGMTETRYLPVAKVCGPHTIRGAAAYWAPTGVTECSAGQWDTNILPLIAPTAWDEENPGDPSRNPDFGNLLRGTVHDTTARRMGGVAGHAGVFSTASDVSVYAQALLDRLAGRPSTFPLQQSTLELMTSPQQPGHSAGQLDAANAAAAGKKPPRYPAIPGQNLRGFGWDIDTGQSTTRGTIFPVGSFGHTGFTGTSLWLDPGSDTYVVLLSNAVHTRGSAPISPLRAEVATAVAQSLGLYGSARPGG from the coding sequence ATGACCGCCGCGGTGGCCGCGAACCGATTGCCCGGTGCCGTCGTCGTGGTCGGGCACGGCGGCAAGGTCGTCTTCCGCAGGGCCTTCGGTGTCCGGAAGCTGGCCGGCGAACGGGGCCTCGACGGAGCGCCTGCCCCTGCTGAGCCGATGACCGAGGACACGATCTTCGACCTCGCATCGTTGACGAAGCCGCTCGCCACCGCAACGGCCGTCATGCAGCTCTACGAGCAGGGCCGGCTCGGCTTCGACGACCCCATCCAGCGGTACCTGCCCGGCTTCAACCTCGGCAACGATCCCAAGCGCGCCGAGGTGACGGTGCGCATGCTGCTCACCCACACCTCCGGCGAGACCGGCGACGTCGAGCTCAAAGACCCGTGGGGACTGGATGCACCAGACCGGACGGAGGGCTTTCGTCGCGCGCTCACGACGCCGCTGGAATCCGCTCCGGGCGAGGTGTTCCGCTACTCCGACATCAACTTCATCCTGCTCGGTGCACTCGTCGAGCAGATCACCGGCGAGCCCGAAGACTACTACGTGCAGCGGAATGTGTTCGCCCCGCTGGGTATGACCGAAACCCGTTATCTCCCTGTGGCGAAGGTCTGCGGTCCGCACACGATTCGCGGTGCGGCGGCGTACTGGGCACCCACCGGTGTTACTGAATGCTCTGCGGGACAATGGGATACGAATATCCTGCCGCTCATCGCACCGACGGCGTGGGATGAAGAGAACCCCGGCGACCCCAGTCGCAACCCCGATTTCGGCAACCTGCTGCGCGGTACCGTGCACGACACGACGGCACGCCGGATGGGCGGAGTAGCCGGACATGCCGGCGTGTTCTCGACCGCCTCGGATGTCAGCGTCTACGCCCAGGCATTGCTCGACCGGCTTGCGGGCAGGCCGAGCACGTTTCCGCTGCAGCAGTCCACCCTCGAACTGATGACGTCCCCGCAGCAGCCCGGGCACAGCGCGGGACAACTCGACGCAGCCAACGCTGCGGCCGCGGGGAAGAAGCCCCCGCGGTACCCGGCGATCCCCGGACAGAACCTTCGCGGCTTCGGCTGGGACATCGACACGGGCCAATCCACCACGCGCGGAACAATTTTCCCCGTCGGCAGCTTCGGTCACACCGGCTTCACGGGCACCTCCCTGTGGCTGGATCCGGGCTCGGACACCTACGTCGTCCTGCTGTCCAACGCGGTCCACACCCGGGGCAGCGCACCGATCTCACCGTTGCGTGCAGAGGTGGCGACCGCGGTCGCGCAATCACTGGGCCTTTACGGCAGCGCTCGCCCAGGCGGCTGA
- a CDS encoding YihY/virulence factor BrkB family protein: protein MTDQSAKPSRHHIWRISKRTLSKSWDDSIFSESAQAGFWSVLSLPPLLLGMLGSLAYIAPLFGPDTLPTIENQLINFADSFFSKNVVNEIIEPTVRDIVAGARGEVVSFGFVISLWAGSSAISAFVDSVVEAHGQTPLRHPVRQRFFALGLYVVMLVFVIASAPFVALGPRKISSYLPDSWDNLLHYGYYPALVLALVLAVTILYRVSLPKPLPTHRLVWGAVLATTVFVVATMGLRFYLTWITSTGYTYGALATPIAFLLFAFFLGFAIMIGAELNAAIEEEFPAPMPHTDQVRTWLRRRAKARSDGDAQDEQPQPAPDDTAEAAPVSPS, encoded by the coding sequence ATGACTGACCAATCCGCCAAGCCGTCTCGCCATCACATATGGCGGATCTCGAAACGGACATTGTCCAAGAGTTGGGACGACTCGATTTTCTCCGAGTCGGCTCAGGCCGGTTTCTGGTCGGTGCTGTCGTTGCCGCCGCTGCTGCTCGGGATGCTGGGCAGCCTGGCGTACATCGCGCCGCTGTTCGGCCCCGACACCCTGCCCACCATCGAGAATCAGCTGATCAACTTCGCGGACAGCTTCTTCTCGAAGAACGTGGTCAACGAGATCATCGAGCCGACCGTCCGCGACATCGTGGCCGGGGCGCGCGGCGAGGTGGTGTCGTTCGGCTTCGTGATCAGCCTGTGGGCCGGCTCGTCGGCCATCTCGGCGTTCGTCGACTCGGTGGTGGAAGCCCACGGCCAGACCCCGCTGCGGCATCCGGTGCGGCAGAGGTTCTTCGCGCTCGGGCTCTACGTGGTGATGCTGGTATTCGTGATCGCCAGTGCGCCGTTCGTGGCGCTCGGGCCGCGCAAGATCTCGTCGTACCTGCCGGACAGCTGGGACAACCTGCTGCACTACGGCTACTACCCCGCCCTGGTCTTGGCACTGGTGCTCGCCGTGACGATCCTCTACCGGGTATCGCTGCCCAAACCGCTGCCGACCCATCGGCTGGTGTGGGGAGCGGTCCTGGCGACGACCGTATTCGTGGTCGCGACGATGGGCCTGCGGTTCTACCTGACCTGGATCACCAGCACCGGCTACACCTACGGGGCGCTGGCCACCCCGATCGCGTTCCTGCTGTTCGCGTTCTTCCTCGGCTTCGCGATCATGATCGGGGCCGAACTCAACGCCGCGATCGAGGAGGAATTCCCGGCGCCGATGCCGCACACCGATCAGGTTCGAACGTGGCTGCGGCGCAGGGCGAAAGCCCGCAGCGACGGCGACGCCCAGGACGAGCAGCCACAGCCGGCGCCGGACGACACCGCTGAAGCCGCTCCGGTCAGCCCTTCTTGA
- a CDS encoding DUF952 domain-containing protein: MYPNPEFLLHLCGQRDWEAAHRVGELCPASLTEVGFIHLSTREQVHLPANRLYAGRTDLVLLHIDPQKLESPLRWEPGVPTDPESMRFPHLYGRLPISAVMNVTRYRPGPDGRFQPFEPST, from the coding sequence ATGTACCCGAATCCGGAATTCTTACTCCACCTGTGCGGACAGCGAGACTGGGAAGCTGCTCACCGCGTTGGCGAACTTTGCCCCGCATCTCTGACCGAAGTCGGATTCATTCACCTTTCGACGCGTGAGCAGGTGCACCTGCCGGCCAACCGGCTCTACGCCGGTCGCACCGATTTGGTGCTCCTGCACATCGATCCGCAGAAGCTGGAGTCGCCGCTGCGTTGGGAACCTGGTGTTCCAACGGACCCGGAGTCAATGAGGTTCCCGCATCTGTATGGCCGGCTGCCGATCAGCGCCGTGATGAATGTCACCCGGTACCGGCCAGGCCCCGACGGCCGGTTTCAGCCGTTCGAGCCGTCGACATAG
- a CDS encoding DUF7455 domain-containing protein codes for MNATLTSPELTRADRCDRCGAAARVRAKLPSGAELLFCQHHANEHQAKLIELAAVIEVSPSEA; via the coding sequence ATGAACGCAACGTTGACCAGTCCCGAATTGACCAGGGCTGATCGCTGCGACCGCTGCGGGGCAGCGGCTCGCGTGCGCGCCAAGCTCCCGTCGGGCGCCGAACTCCTGTTCTGCCAGCATCACGCCAACGAGCACCAGGCCAAGCTGATCGAGCTGGCCGCGGTGATCGAAGTCAGCCCGTCGGAGGCGTAG
- a CDS encoding RidA family protein, with translation MSSRVNVSSESTYERAVGYCRAVRVGPHIAISGTTGAGDDIVEQTRNALQRIESALSDVGAALSDVIRTRIYVTDISRWRAVGAVHAEFFGTVRPVATMVEVAALIEPGLFVEIEADAYVDGSNG, from the coding sequence GTGTCCAGCAGGGTGAATGTGTCCTCGGAATCGACCTACGAACGTGCGGTCGGGTACTGCCGCGCAGTGCGGGTCGGGCCGCACATCGCGATCTCCGGAACCACCGGAGCGGGTGACGATATCGTCGAGCAGACCCGAAATGCTCTGCAGCGCATAGAGTCCGCGCTATCCGACGTCGGTGCCGCCTTATCCGATGTGATCCGCACCCGGATTTACGTCACCGACATCTCTCGATGGCGCGCCGTCGGCGCGGTGCACGCCGAGTTCTTCGGCACCGTTCGCCCGGTGGCGACCATGGTCGAGGTCGCCGCGCTCATCGAACCCGGGTTGTTCGTCGAGATCGAGGCCGACGCCTATGTCGACGGCTCGAACGGCTGA